The following coding sequences lie in one Mycobacterium sp. Z3061 genomic window:
- the pdhA gene encoding pyruvate dehydrogenase (acetyl-transferring) E1 component subunit alpha: protein MTEKDLTHALLSDMVRVRRMEEKCAELYSAAKIRGFLHLYVGEEAVAAGSLRALTDDDAVVATYREHAHALLRGIPMTRIMAEMFGKQEGCSRGRGGSMHLFDASRHFYGGNAIVAGGLPLAVGIALADAQLKRKRVTACYFGDGAVAEGAFHESLNMAVLWNLPVLFLCENNLYAMGTALDRAQSQTDLTAKAAAYRVDALAVDGMDVEACYEAARKGVEHVRSTGGPFFIEFRTYRFRPHSMFDPDLYRTKAEVEHWRERDPIDLFVQRRKADGLLTDNDVRDIEESAAAEIADAVAYADAGTREDVADLARDVLTPLAAAR, encoded by the coding sequence GTGACGGAAAAAGACCTGACTCACGCGCTGTTATCAGACATGGTGCGGGTGCGCCGCATGGAAGAGAAGTGCGCGGAACTGTACAGCGCGGCCAAGATTCGCGGCTTTCTGCACCTCTACGTCGGTGAGGAGGCGGTGGCCGCGGGATCCCTGCGCGCACTGACCGACGATGACGCGGTGGTGGCGACCTACCGCGAGCATGCGCACGCACTGCTGCGCGGCATCCCGATGACCCGGATCATGGCCGAGATGTTCGGCAAGCAGGAGGGCTGCTCCCGTGGTCGCGGCGGATCGATGCATCTCTTCGACGCCTCCCGGCACTTCTACGGCGGCAACGCGATCGTTGCCGGTGGACTGCCGCTGGCGGTCGGCATCGCGCTCGCCGACGCCCAGCTGAAGCGCAAGCGCGTGACCGCGTGTTACTTCGGCGACGGAGCGGTCGCCGAGGGCGCCTTCCACGAGTCGTTGAACATGGCTGTGTTGTGGAACCTGCCGGTGTTGTTCCTCTGCGAGAACAACCTTTACGCGATGGGCACCGCACTGGATCGGGCCCAGTCGCAGACCGACCTGACCGCGAAAGCGGCCGCCTACCGCGTCGATGCGCTGGCCGTTGACGGGATGGATGTCGAGGCGTGTTACGAAGCCGCCCGCAAAGGCGTCGAGCACGTGCGCAGCACCGGCGGCCCGTTCTTCATCGAATTCCGCACCTACCGGTTCCGCCCTCACTCGATGTTCGACCCCGACTTGTACCGGACCAAGGCCGAAGTCGAGCATTGGCGCGAGCGAGACCCCATCGATCTGTTCGTGCAGCGACGTAAGGCCGACGGACTGCTGACCGACAACGACGTCCGTGACATCGAGGAGTCGGCCGCCGCGGAGATCGCCGACGCGGTGGCCTACGCCGACGCGGGAACCCGGGAAGACGTAGCCGACCTGGCCCGTGACGTGCTCACCCCGCTGGCGGCGGCCCGATGA
- a CDS encoding alpha-ketoacid dehydrogenase subunit beta has protein sequence MKTTYRTAVHDAIRDALRDDSRVVLMGEDVGRYGGTYAASKGLLEEFGEERVRDTPLSELGFVGIGIGAALNGLRPIVEVMTVNFSLLALDQIVNTAAALRHMSGGQFSVPIVVRMATGAGRQLAAQHSHSLEPWYAHIPGIKVLAPATVEDAYGMLGPALADPDPVIIFEHVQLYNTSTDIDTLEPTDISRAAVRREGDDVTLIAYGGCVGKALDAANELSLAGIDCEVVDLRVLRPLDTDTILESVRKTHRAVAIDEAWRSGSLAGEISAVIMEGAFYDLDAPVGRVCSEEVPIPYAKHLEEAALPQPHKIVAAVHELFGDR, from the coding sequence ATGAAAACCACCTACCGCACCGCCGTTCACGACGCGATCCGCGACGCCCTGCGTGACGACTCGCGCGTGGTTCTGATGGGTGAGGATGTCGGGCGCTACGGCGGAACCTACGCGGCGTCCAAAGGGCTACTGGAAGAATTCGGCGAGGAACGGGTTCGGGACACCCCGCTGTCCGAACTCGGCTTCGTCGGCATCGGTATCGGCGCCGCCCTCAACGGGTTACGGCCGATCGTCGAGGTCATGACAGTGAACTTCAGCCTGCTGGCGCTCGACCAGATCGTCAATACCGCGGCAGCGCTGCGGCATATGTCCGGCGGCCAGTTCTCGGTGCCGATCGTGGTGCGGATGGCCACCGGGGCCGGACGGCAACTCGCCGCGCAGCATTCGCACAGTCTCGAACCGTGGTACGCCCACATCCCGGGGATCAAGGTTCTGGCACCGGCGACGGTCGAGGACGCCTACGGCATGCTCGGACCGGCGCTGGCCGACCCGGATCCGGTGATCATCTTCGAACACGTCCAGCTCTACAACACCTCCACCGATATCGACACGCTGGAGCCGACGGACATCAGCCGGGCAGCGGTACGCCGGGAAGGCGACGACGTCACGTTGATCGCGTACGGCGGATGCGTAGGCAAGGCACTGGACGCGGCCAACGAGCTGTCCCTGGCCGGAATCGACTGCGAGGTGGTGGATCTGCGGGTGCTGCGGCCGCTGGACACCGACACCATCCTGGAATCGGTCCGCAAGACTCACCGCGCCGTCGCCATCGACGAGGCGTGGCGCAGCGGCAGCCTGGCGGGCGAGATCTCCGCGGTGATCATGGAGGGCGCCTTCTATGATCTGGACGCGCCGGTGGGCCGGGTGTGTAGCGAAGAGGTCCCGATCCCGTACGCGAAACACCTTGAGGAAGCTGCACTTCCGCAGCCGCACAAGATCGTCGCCGCCGTGCACGAACTGTTCGGGGATCGATGA
- a CDS encoding dihydrolipoamide acetyltransferase family protein, with protein MIEFKMPALGSDMDEGTLNEWLVKPGDKVTRGQVVAVIETTKAAVEIECWQEGIIDELVVPVGETVEVGTVLATLLAAGETAAAPAPTTAPVTAPVAAEKPEKKEPRKRAAKAPRKAPKPAAAASPPGRPAPARPSGPQHRRWVSPAARRLAANLSVDLDGVSGTGPGGAVTIVDVEHAAATRQPVKKPAPKPAGERMSMAERGAAMRQSIAAAMSRSKREIPHYYLADEILMDTALTWLTARNAQRPITERVLPAVLQLKAVALAAQRFKEFSGFWREDGFQPAPAVHVGVAISLRGGGLVAPAIHDVAEKKLDELMNDLTDLVARARAGSLRSSEMSDPTLTVTNLGDQGVDTVFGVIYPPQVALVGFGKTTQKVCVIDGGIRVVNAVQGTLAADHRASDGHRGAMFLAAINELLQQPDVLEK; from the coding sequence ATGATCGAGTTCAAAATGCCCGCGCTGGGCTCCGACATGGACGAAGGCACGCTGAACGAGTGGCTGGTCAAGCCGGGTGACAAGGTCACGCGCGGCCAGGTTGTCGCCGTCATCGAAACCACCAAGGCCGCGGTGGAGATCGAGTGCTGGCAGGAAGGCATCATCGACGAGTTGGTGGTCCCGGTCGGCGAAACAGTGGAAGTGGGGACGGTTCTGGCCACCTTGCTGGCGGCGGGCGAGACGGCCGCTGCGCCCGCCCCGACGACCGCCCCGGTGACCGCCCCGGTGGCCGCCGAGAAACCGGAGAAGAAGGAACCCCGCAAACGCGCCGCGAAGGCACCGCGCAAGGCGCCCAAGCCGGCCGCGGCGGCGTCGCCGCCCGGGAGGCCGGCGCCGGCGCGACCGTCCGGGCCACAGCACCGCCGCTGGGTCTCCCCCGCCGCGCGGCGGCTGGCGGCCAACCTGAGCGTCGACCTCGACGGGGTCAGTGGCACCGGCCCAGGGGGCGCGGTGACCATCGTCGACGTCGAACACGCCGCCGCCACAAGGCAACCGGTCAAGAAGCCGGCACCGAAACCCGCCGGCGAACGCATGTCGATGGCCGAGCGGGGCGCCGCGATGCGGCAGTCGATCGCGGCCGCCATGAGCAGGTCCAAGCGTGAGATACCGCACTACTACCTGGCCGACGAGATCCTGATGGACACCGCGCTGACCTGGCTCACCGCCCGAAATGCGCAGCGGCCCATCACCGAACGCGTGCTGCCGGCCGTCCTGCAACTCAAGGCCGTCGCGCTGGCCGCGCAGCGCTTCAAGGAGTTCAGCGGCTTCTGGCGGGAAGACGGCTTCCAGCCCGCGCCCGCTGTGCATGTCGGTGTCGCCATCTCGTTGCGCGGCGGCGGTCTGGTGGCACCCGCCATCCACGACGTGGCCGAGAAGAAGCTCGACGAGCTGATGAACGACCTCACCGACCTGGTAGCGCGGGCGCGCGCCGGGTCCCTGCGCAGCTCGGAGATGTCCGACCCCACCCTCACCGTCACCAACCTCGGCGATCAGGGCGTCGACACCGTGTTCGGGGTGATCTACCCGCCGCAGGTCGCCTTGGTCGGCTTCGGCAAGACCACGCAGAAGGTGTGCGTGATCGACGGCGGTATCCGCGTGGTCAATGCCGTACAGGGCACCCTGGCCGCCGACCACCGGGCCAGTGACGGACACCGCGGCGCGATGTTCCTGGCCGCGATCAACGAACTGCTGCAACAACCCGACGTACTGGAGAAGTGA
- a CDS encoding phosphopantetheine-binding protein: MTISEDTRSVVLSVLTTIAPEVDADDITDDDLLRDQVDLDSMDWLNFLLGIHKRFNVDIPESDYASLRTLSDVVGYVETHAPASAR, encoded by the coding sequence ATGACAATTAGCGAAGACACTCGCAGCGTGGTCCTGTCGGTCCTGACCACCATCGCGCCGGAAGTGGATGCCGACGACATCACCGATGACGACCTGCTGCGCGACCAGGTCGACCTGGATTCGATGGACTGGCTGAACTTCCTGCTCGGCATCCACAAGCGGTTCAACGTCGACATACCGGAGTCCGACTACGCGTCGTTGCGCACCCTGTCAGACGTGGTCGGCTACGTCGAGACTCACGCGCCGGCCTCAGCGCGGTGA
- a CDS encoding phosphatidylglycerol lysyltransferase domain-containing protein, protein MKVRQRGRRATAALASERIILRTDRRAARLASSLLLACVLSWLTILTVHEHPGANWHAVGRFGWSLALLAAVVLIARGVFVGRPVTPRHTVGAAALLSAGIFAHFLDFGGWGNVLVGASGLALMWPTSAEPQPELLQRVWALVDATPNDPLAPFAMHSLKSYYFNAAGTAAIAYRTRLGFAVVSGDPIGDSAQFERLATQFAVMCRSRGWRIVVLAGAQRNLGLWTRELIGQAMLAVPIGRDVVVDVRHFSLAGRRYRNVRQAVQRTHNRGVITEIVDERDLDAGLVAELSEVLYASHGGVRTERGFCMNLDGALQGRCPGVKLAIARDSAGRVVAFHRYASAAGGSEISLDAPYRRPDAPNGIDERLSLDMIAAAKSNHAQRLSLAFAAFPEVFDAAHPTLPQRLAYRLIHLLDPLIRLESLYRYLRKFHALNERRYVVLCTHHIPSALVVLLSLEFAPRRRRLRPAHHRAEAGA, encoded by the coding sequence ATGAAAGTCAGGCAGCGCGGTCGTCGTGCCACCGCCGCGCTCGCGTCCGAACGCATCATCCTGCGGACGGACCGGCGGGCGGCGCGGTTGGCCAGTTCGCTGCTGCTGGCCTGCGTGCTGAGTTGGCTGACGATATTGACGGTCCACGAACACCCGGGCGCGAATTGGCATGCGGTGGGCCGGTTCGGCTGGTCGCTCGCGCTGCTGGCCGCCGTCGTCCTGATCGCACGCGGGGTGTTCGTCGGGCGACCGGTCACCCCGCGGCACACCGTGGGCGCTGCGGCGCTGCTGTCGGCCGGGATCTTCGCGCACTTCCTGGACTTCGGCGGCTGGGGCAATGTGCTGGTCGGGGCCAGCGGGCTGGCGCTGATGTGGCCGACTTCGGCTGAGCCGCAACCGGAGTTGCTGCAGCGGGTGTGGGCGCTGGTCGATGCCACACCGAACGATCCGTTGGCGCCCTTCGCGATGCATTCGCTGAAAAGCTATTACTTCAACGCCGCTGGCACGGCGGCGATCGCCTACCGCACCCGGCTGGGGTTCGCCGTCGTCAGCGGTGATCCGATCGGCGACAGCGCGCAATTCGAGCGATTGGCAACCCAATTCGCTGTCATGTGCCGGTCTCGCGGCTGGCGGATCGTCGTGTTGGCGGGTGCGCAGCGAAACCTTGGTCTGTGGACCAGGGAACTGATCGGTCAGGCGATGCTGGCGGTCCCGATCGGGCGCGACGTGGTGGTCGACGTCCGGCACTTCAGCCTGGCCGGTCGCCGGTACCGCAATGTGCGTCAGGCCGTGCAGCGCACCCACAATCGCGGTGTCATAACCGAGATCGTCGACGAACGCGATCTGGACGCCGGCCTGGTCGCCGAACTCAGTGAGGTGCTCTACGCCTCGCACGGCGGGGTGCGCACCGAGCGCGGGTTCTGCATGAACCTCGACGGCGCGCTGCAGGGCCGTTGTCCCGGCGTCAAGCTCGCTATCGCCCGCGACAGTGCCGGGCGGGTGGTCGCTTTTCACCGCTACGCGAGCGCTGCCGGCGGCTCGGAGATCAGCCTTGATGCGCCGTACCGTCGGCCGGACGCTCCCAACGGGATCGACGAGCGGCTCAGCTTGGACATGATCGCTGCGGCGAAAAGCAATCATGCACAGCGTCTTTCGCTGGCCTTCGCGGCGTTCCCGGAAGTATTCGACGCGGCGCACCCTACTCTTCCGCAGCGCCTCGCCTATCGGTTGATCCATCTTCTGGACCCGCTGATCCGGCTGGAATCGCTCTACCGTTACCTGCGAAAGTTCCACGCGCTCAACGAGCGTCGGTATGTGGTGCTGTGCACGCACCACATTCCGAGCGCGCTGGTGGTGCTGTTGTCGCTGGAGTTCGCACCCCGGCGCCGCCGGTTACGGCCGGCGCATCACCGCGCTGAGGCCGGCGCGTGA
- a CDS encoding heavy metal translocating P-type ATPase has product MDGTAAPSLIARLRLVFGPLLTVFVVSALALGGAAWLAGWHTVADACWIAGTIAATGPALFWVLVALRRGRVGVDVIAVLSLVGTLWVREYLAGALIAVMFAGGRALDSAAERRATRDLRALLDRAPRFARRRVGTQISMIDLAEVAVGDVLVVGPGEVVPVDGRVTDEVAVLDESALTGEPQLVERATGETVRSGVVNAGNAFEFEARATAADSTYAGIVRLAQQAGALNAPIVRLADRFAVWFLPLTLVVAGAAWLASGSAVRAVAVLVVATPCPLLLAAPVAIVSGLSRASRAGVVIRGGGALENLGHAKTLVMDKTGTLTMGRPTVVDVVAGPGRDAAEILRLSASVDQFSPHVLAEAIVTEALSRKLELSVPADMVEQPGQGVTATVDGHRVMVGKVPAGELAGGWTTSVISRARLDGAGIAWISVDGAAAGAVLLRDPLRRHAPRTVRRLREAGLERLLMLTGDRAEPTRDVANILGLDEVRADQTPEDKFAAVREESERAVTVMVGDGINDAPALAAATVGVAMGARGATASSEAADIVLTTDRLDRLADAMDIARWSRRIAVQSAVVGMSLSLIAMVIAALGWLPPAGGALLQEGIDVAVILNALRALRGNPASDVQVDAQTEQMLLRFAAEHDALRDTIGLLRDSANRLASGTDALPLESLAAVHTLLVDRILPHEEAEETQLYPALAGPLGSSEATATMSRTHAEIKRLADRIGTHLAQAQAAGAIQPDQVDDLLACLYGLYTLLRLHFVQEEENYFTLAEDDSVPEE; this is encoded by the coding sequence GTGGATGGCACTGCAGCGCCAAGTCTGATAGCGCGCTTACGCCTGGTGTTCGGGCCGCTCTTGACCGTGTTCGTCGTCAGCGCCCTGGCGCTCGGCGGCGCCGCCTGGCTGGCGGGCTGGCACACTGTCGCCGACGCGTGCTGGATCGCCGGCACCATTGCCGCGACCGGACCGGCACTGTTCTGGGTCTTGGTGGCGTTGCGCAGGGGCCGTGTCGGCGTCGACGTCATCGCGGTGCTGTCGCTGGTCGGCACGCTGTGGGTGCGCGAGTATCTGGCCGGCGCGCTGATCGCGGTGATGTTCGCCGGCGGCCGGGCGTTGGACTCCGCGGCCGAGCGCCGGGCGACTCGCGACCTGAGGGCGCTGCTGGACCGCGCGCCGCGTTTCGCGCGGCGCCGGGTCGGAACGCAGATCAGCATGATCGACCTGGCCGAGGTGGCGGTCGGCGACGTGCTGGTGGTCGGGCCCGGTGAGGTGGTGCCGGTGGACGGGCGGGTCACCGACGAGGTCGCCGTCCTCGACGAGTCCGCGCTGACCGGTGAGCCGCAGCTGGTCGAGCGTGCGACCGGTGAAACGGTGCGCAGCGGTGTGGTCAACGCCGGCAACGCTTTCGAGTTCGAGGCCCGCGCCACCGCCGCTGACAGCACCTACGCGGGAATCGTGCGGCTGGCGCAGCAGGCCGGTGCGCTCAACGCGCCCATCGTCCGGTTGGCCGACCGTTTCGCGGTCTGGTTCCTTCCCCTGACCTTGGTGGTGGCCGGTGCCGCGTGGCTGGCCAGTGGGTCGGCGGTGCGCGCCGTCGCGGTGCTGGTCGTGGCGACCCCGTGTCCGTTGCTGCTTGCCGCGCCGGTGGCGATAGTCTCGGGGTTGTCCCGGGCTTCGCGGGCCGGGGTGGTGATCCGGGGTGGGGGAGCGCTGGAAAACCTGGGTCACGCCAAGACTCTGGTGATGGACAAGACCGGCACCCTGACGATGGGACGCCCGACCGTGGTCGACGTGGTGGCCGGACCGGGGCGGGACGCTGCCGAGATCCTGCGGTTGAGCGCCTCGGTGGATCAGTTCTCTCCCCACGTGCTCGCCGAGGCCATCGTCACCGAGGCTCTGAGCAGGAAGCTGGAGCTGTCAGTACCCGCTGACATGGTCGAGCAGCCGGGGCAGGGTGTGACCGCGACGGTGGACGGGCATCGCGTGATGGTCGGCAAGGTGCCCGCCGGCGAGCTGGCCGGCGGATGGACCACATCGGTGATCAGTCGCGCCCGGCTGGACGGAGCCGGGATCGCGTGGATCAGCGTCGACGGCGCCGCTGCGGGAGCGGTGTTACTGCGGGATCCGCTGCGCCGGCACGCGCCGCGGACGGTGCGCCGGCTGCGCGAGGCCGGACTCGAGCGGCTGCTCATGCTCACCGGAGACCGCGCCGAACCCACTCGCGACGTCGCCAACATTCTGGGACTGGACGAGGTCCGTGCCGACCAGACGCCCGAGGACAAATTCGCCGCCGTACGCGAGGAGAGCGAACGCGCGGTGACGGTGATGGTCGGCGACGGGATCAACGATGCGCCGGCACTGGCCGCGGCCACCGTCGGCGTGGCGATGGGCGCGCGGGGAGCCACCGCGTCCTCGGAGGCCGCCGACATCGTGCTGACCACGGACCGCCTGGACCGGCTGGCCGACGCGATGGACATCGCCCGCTGGTCGCGCCGCATAGCCGTGCAGAGTGCCGTCGTCGGCATGAGCCTGTCGCTGATCGCGATGGTGATCGCCGCGCTGGGCTGGCTGCCCCCGGCCGGGGGTGCGCTGTTGCAAGAGGGCATCGACGTCGCGGTGATTCTCAATGCGCTGCGGGCCCTGCGCGGCAATCCGGCCAGCGACGTGCAGGTGGACGCGCAGACCGAGCAAATGCTGCTCCGCTTCGCCGCTGAGCACGACGCCTTGCGGGACACCATCGGCCTGCTGCGCGACAGCGCCAATCGTCTGGCGAGCGGGACGGACGCGCTTCCGCTGGAGTCTCTGGCCGCCGTGCACACCCTGCTTGTCGACCGGATCCTGCCGCACGAAGAGGCCGAAGAGACCCAGCTGTACCCGGCTTTGGCCGGCCCACTCGGCAGCAGCGAGGCGACCGCCACGATGAGCCGCACCCATGCGGAGATCAAACGACTTGCCGATCGCATCGGCACCCACCTGGCCCAGGCGCAGGCGGCCGGCGCGATACAGCCCGATCAGGTCGACGACCTGTTGGCGTGCCTGTACGGGCTGTACACCCTGCTGCGGCTGCACTTCGTCCAGGAGGAGGAGAATTACTTCACTCTCGCTGAGGACGATTCCGTTCCGGAGGAGTGA
- a CDS encoding alpha/beta fold hydrolase: MSNSGESAEHNLREIDTPVGTLRYYDSGGTGPVVLFLHGSGPGVSGWRNFRGVLPTFARHFRCLILEFPGFGVTDDFGGHPMITAQGVVAPFLDALGVARVHIVGNSMGGGVGINFAIRYPDRIDRLVTIGGIGTNTFSPGPSEGIRLLQEFTEDPTRQRLVDWLKSMVYDQSLVTEELIEERWQLATDPETLASARRMYGKAAYAAMIAAMGATDRPMPWAVMHKVVAPTLLTWGRDDRVSPLDMAIIPMRTIPNAELHVFPNCGHWAMIEAKAAFESTVLAFLSRLSS, translated from the coding sequence GTGTCCAACAGTGGTGAATCAGCCGAGCACAACCTGCGTGAAATCGACACTCCGGTAGGCACTTTGCGTTACTACGACTCCGGCGGCACCGGACCGGTGGTGTTGTTCCTGCACGGATCGGGTCCCGGTGTCAGTGGCTGGCGCAACTTTCGTGGGGTGCTGCCGACGTTCGCCAGGCACTTCCGGTGCCTGATCCTGGAATTCCCCGGCTTCGGCGTCACCGACGACTTCGGCGGTCACCCGATGATCACCGCCCAGGGGGTCGTGGCGCCGTTCCTGGACGCACTCGGGGTGGCCCGCGTGCACATCGTCGGCAACTCGATGGGCGGCGGCGTCGGCATCAACTTCGCCATCCGTTACCCCGACCGCATCGACCGGTTGGTCACGATCGGCGGCATCGGCACCAACACCTTCAGCCCCGGTCCGAGCGAGGGCATCCGGCTGCTGCAGGAGTTCACCGAGGACCCCACCCGGCAACGGCTGGTCGACTGGCTCAAGTCGATGGTCTACGACCAGTCGCTGGTCACCGAGGAACTGATCGAGGAGCGCTGGCAGTTGGCCACCGACCCCGAGACGCTGGCCTCCGCCCGTCGCATGTACGGCAAGGCCGCGTACGCGGCGATGATCGCGGCGATGGGTGCGACCGACCGGCCGATGCCGTGGGCGGTCATGCACAAGGTGGTCGCCCCCACGCTGCTGACGTGGGGGCGCGACGACCGGGTGAGCCCCCTGGACATGGCGATCATCCCGATGCGCACCATCCCCAACGCCGAACTGCATGTGTTTCCCAACTGCGGTCACTGGGCGATGATCGAGGCGAAGGCGGCGTTCGAAAGCACCGTCCTGGCGTTTCTTTCGCGCCTTTCGAGCTAG
- a CDS encoding nuclear transport factor 2 family protein, protein MTGIEDLLGRIRRLEDERDIARLIASYGPAVDAGDSGATARLWAEDGVYDVDLMRMESRDEVRAMVDSKAHQKMVAHGCSHFLGPAVVTVDGDTAVAVCESLVLVRDGDGYRVWRATANHFALRRIDGQWRISVRTSRVLDGNPEAHALLIRDL, encoded by the coding sequence ATGACCGGGATCGAAGACCTGCTCGGCCGCATCCGACGACTGGAGGACGAGCGCGACATCGCCCGGCTGATCGCCTCCTACGGCCCGGCGGTCGACGCCGGTGACTCCGGCGCGACCGCGCGCCTGTGGGCGGAAGACGGTGTCTATGACGTCGACCTGATGCGCATGGAGAGCCGCGACGAGGTGCGCGCGATGGTCGACTCCAAGGCGCATCAGAAGATGGTGGCGCACGGGTGCAGCCACTTCCTGGGCCCGGCTGTGGTGACGGTCGACGGCGACACCGCAGTGGCGGTGTGCGAGTCGCTGGTGCTGGTGCGAGACGGCGACGGCTATCGCGTATGGCGGGCTACCGCAAACCATTTCGCGCTGCGGCGGATCGACGGGCAGTGGCGGATCAGCGTCCGCACCAGCCGCGTGCTGGACGGCAACCCCGAGGCACACGCCTTGCTGATCCGGGACCTCTAG
- a CDS encoding NAD(P)/FAD-dependent oxidoreductase, translating to MSAEQATDVVVVGAGFAGLYALHKLRAQGLRVRVIEAAPELGGTWYYNRYPGARCDVESVDYCYSFSEELQQEWDWTEKYATQAEILRYLNWVADKLDLRRDIEFQTRVISASFDEDALNWTISTHSGNQLTTRFVVMATGPLSDAMTPQFPGLDTFAGEIYHTAHWPHDPVDFTGKRVAVIGTGSSGIQSIPIIAEQAAHLTVFQRTPNFSVPAGNRPLSAQELDEIKRGYPERRRLSWRSGGGSPHITAAKPAMEHSAEERRAAFEKRWQLGGVLYSKTFPDQTIDPAANEAAREFYEGKVRAVISDPAVADLLIPTDHPIGTKRICTDSNYFQTFNQPNVTLVSVRATPIESVDRSGINTTEQHYDLDMIVFATGFDALTGALAKIDIVGRDGARLRDRWARGPRSYLGLGIDGFPNLFVISGPGAPAVLANMVLHAEAQVNWIADAIGYLDSHGYSAIEAGAEAVDSWGAECARLADATLFTKANSWYMGANVPGKPRGFMLFIGGFATYNQICAEVADAGYKGFELVKKPGTK from the coding sequence GTGAGTGCTGAGCAAGCGACGGATGTGGTGGTGGTGGGTGCCGGCTTCGCCGGTCTGTATGCCCTGCACAAGCTTCGCGCCCAGGGCTTGCGGGTCCGGGTGATCGAGGCCGCCCCCGAGCTTGGCGGCACCTGGTACTACAACCGCTATCCCGGCGCCCGTTGCGACGTCGAGAGCGTCGACTACTGCTATTCGTTCTCTGAGGAGCTTCAGCAGGAGTGGGACTGGACCGAGAAGTACGCGACCCAGGCCGAAATCCTGCGCTACCTGAACTGGGTTGCCGACAAGCTCGACCTGCGCCGCGACATCGAGTTCCAGACCCGAGTCATCTCGGCCAGCTTCGATGAGGACGCGCTGAACTGGACCATCAGCACCCACAGCGGAAACCAGCTCACGACGCGGTTCGTGGTGATGGCGACCGGCCCGCTGTCGGATGCCATGACGCCGCAGTTCCCCGGACTCGACACGTTCGCGGGTGAGATCTACCACACCGCGCACTGGCCGCACGACCCCGTCGACTTCACCGGTAAGCGGGTCGCCGTCATCGGCACCGGATCCTCAGGCATTCAGTCGATTCCGATCATCGCCGAGCAGGCCGCGCACCTGACCGTTTTCCAGCGCACCCCGAATTTCAGCGTCCCGGCCGGCAACCGACCGCTGTCCGCGCAGGAACTCGACGAGATCAAGCGCGGTTACCCGGAGCGCCGCCGCCTGTCGTGGCGCAGCGGTGGGGGATCACCGCACATCACCGCGGCCAAGCCGGCCATGGAGCACAGCGCTGAAGAGCGGCGTGCCGCATTCGAAAAGCGTTGGCAACTGGGCGGAGTGCTGTACTCCAAGACGTTTCCCGACCAGACCATCGACCCGGCCGCCAACGAAGCCGCCCGCGAGTTCTACGAGGGGAAGGTTCGCGCGGTCATCAGCGACCCGGCGGTTGCCGACCTGCTGATCCCGACCGACCACCCGATCGGGACGAAGCGAATATGCACCGACAGCAACTACTTTCAGACCTTCAACCAACCCAACGTGACACTGGTGAGTGTGCGTGCCACCCCGATCGAATCGGTGGACCGCAGCGGCATCAACACCACCGAACAGCACTACGACCTCGACATGATCGTTTTCGCAACCGGTTTCGACGCACTGACCGGGGCGCTGGCCAAGATCGACATCGTCGGGCGGGACGGCGCCAGACTGCGCGACCGGTGGGCGCGCGGGCCGCGCAGCTACCTCGGCCTGGGCATCGACGGCTTTCCCAATTTGTTCGTGATATCGGGGCCTGGGGCGCCGGCCGTCCTGGCCAACATGGTGTTGCACGCCGAAGCGCAGGTGAACTGGATCGCCGACGCCATCGGATACCTGGACAGCCACGGATATTCCGCAATAGAAGCCGGCGCCGAAGCGGTGGACAGCTGGGGCGCGGAATGTGCGCGACTGGCCGACGCGACGCTGTTCACCAAGGCGAACTCGTGGTACATGGGGGCCAACGTGCCCGGAAAGCCAAGGGGTTTCATGTTGTTCATCGGCGGCTTCGCCACCTACAACCAGATCTGCGCGGAGGTCGCCGACGCCGGCTACAAAGGGTTCGAGCTCGTCAAGAAGCCCGGTACGAAATGA